One segment of Microbacterium arborescens DNA contains the following:
- a CDS encoding carbohydrate ABC transporter permease, giving the protein MSQTTVDRPVDTEPPVTTHATDPKGRSITRIVVAVGFALIVAILLLLIFTGSSEESSRITIGFSLNSFFLWLGAMNPLIQIPVILAVFGLVVGIILVLIEYAPRPGRGYFIMRLVACLVIPVLAFLLLRPYANAVLYVVAIALLVGALLFFADFRSRQGAGYLFQLILFMAPASIMLALGLIYPAIATIFKSFYDKSGEQFVGLENYFWVFTNPTGTASVVNTILWALLAPTISVAIGLAYAVFIDRARGEKVLKVLVFMPVAISFVGAGIIWKFMYDARQGEQVGLLNAIVTAFGGDPIQWLAIKPVINTLMLLVVFIWTQTGFAMVILSAAIKAVPTEQLEAAQLDGTNAWQRFRNVTVPGIRSSLIVVLTTITIASLKVYDIVAVMTGGRDETTVLGFEMVNQQQRFQSYGHSSALAVVLFLFVLPLIIYNARSMAKQREIR; this is encoded by the coding sequence ATGTCGCAGACGACCGTCGACAGACCCGTCGACACCGAACCTCCCGTCACCACCCACGCCACAGATCCGAAGGGGAGGTCGATCACCCGGATCGTCGTCGCCGTCGGCTTCGCCCTGATCGTCGCCATCCTGCTGCTCCTGATCTTCACCGGATCGAGCGAGGAATCATCCCGCATCACGATCGGGTTCTCACTCAACAGCTTCTTCCTCTGGCTGGGCGCGATGAACCCGCTCATCCAGATCCCCGTCATCCTGGCCGTGTTCGGGCTGGTCGTGGGCATCATCCTGGTGCTCATCGAGTACGCACCGAGGCCGGGCCGCGGCTACTTCATCATGCGACTCGTCGCGTGCCTGGTCATCCCGGTGCTCGCGTTCCTGCTGCTGCGCCCCTACGCCAACGCGGTCCTGTACGTCGTCGCGATCGCGCTGCTCGTGGGTGCCCTGCTCTTCTTCGCCGACTTCCGTTCGCGTCAGGGCGCGGGCTACCTGTTCCAGCTCATCCTCTTCATGGCCCCCGCCAGCATCATGCTGGCTCTCGGGCTCATCTACCCGGCCATCGCCACGATCTTCAAGTCGTTCTACGACAAGTCCGGTGAGCAGTTCGTGGGACTGGAGAACTACTTCTGGGTGTTCACCAACCCGACGGGCACGGCCTCAGTCGTCAACACGATCCTCTGGGCGCTCCTCGCTCCCACGATCTCGGTCGCCATCGGCCTGGCGTACGCGGTGTTCATCGATCGCGCCCGCGGTGAGAAGGTCCTGAAGGTCCTGGTGTTCATGCCGGTCGCGATCTCGTTCGTCGGCGCCGGCATCATCTGGAAGTTCATGTACGACGCCCGTCAGGGGGAGCAGGTCGGTCTGCTCAACGCGATCGTCACGGCGTTCGGCGGCGATCCGATCCAGTGGCTCGCCATCAAGCCGGTGATCAACACGCTCATGCTGCTGGTGGTCTTCATCTGGACGCAGACCGGCTTCGCCATGGTGATCCTCTCGGCCGCGATCAAGGCCGTCCCGACCGAGCAGCTCGAAGCGGCGCAGCTGGACGGCACGAACGCCTGGCAGCGTTTCCGCAACGTCACCGTCCCCGGCATCCGGTCGTCGCTGATCGTCGTACTCACGACCATCACGATCGCGTCGTTGAAGGTGTACGACATCGTGGCCGTCATGACCGGCGGTCGCGACGAGACGACCGTGCTCGGCTTCGAGATGGTCAACCAGCAGCAGCGGTTCCAGAGCTACGGGCACTCGTCCGCGCTCGCCGTCGTGCTGTTCCTGTTCGTCCTGCCGCTGATCATCTACAACGCCCGATCGATGGCCAAGCAGAGGGAGATCCGCTGA
- a CDS encoding carbohydrate ABC transporter permease has translation MTVAAPAAPVDTRTKRQVARDTRRNEAIAHKKLTSKGATIAAVIIAIFWTIPTFGLFVTSFRPGADTQSTGWWTVFANPEFTLDNYAEALTAGGTSTTLASAFINSLAITIPATVFPIVMASLAAYAFAWIDFKGRSALFVFVFALQIVPLQMALVPLLSLFSEGLTINDVPIFPGFGLNEVQYSFARVWIAHAIFALPLATFMLHNFIAEIPGEIIEAARVDGAGHGQVFFRIIVPLAAPAIASFAIFQFLWVWNDLLVATIFASPGALPITQALNSLSGTWGNRWFLQSAGTFISIIVPLIVFFALQRFFVRGLLAGATKG, from the coding sequence ATGACCGTTGCAGCCCCGGCCGCGCCCGTCGACACCCGCACCAAGCGCCAGGTGGCGCGCGACACCCGTCGCAACGAGGCGATCGCCCACAAGAAGCTGACGTCGAAGGGCGCGACCATCGCGGCCGTCATCATCGCCATCTTCTGGACGATCCCGACCTTCGGCCTGTTCGTGACGTCGTTCCGACCCGGCGCGGACACGCAGTCCACCGGATGGTGGACGGTCTTCGCCAACCCGGAGTTCACCCTCGACAACTACGCCGAGGCACTGACCGCCGGAGGGACGTCGACGACGCTCGCCTCGGCGTTCATCAACTCGCTCGCGATCACCATCCCCGCGACGGTGTTCCCGATCGTGATGGCCTCCCTCGCCGCCTACGCGTTCGCGTGGATCGACTTCAAGGGCCGTAGCGCGCTCTTCGTCTTCGTGTTCGCGCTGCAGATCGTGCCCCTGCAGATGGCTCTCGTGCCGCTGCTCAGCCTCTTCTCGGAGGGGCTCACGATCAACGACGTGCCCATCTTCCCCGGCTTCGGCCTCAACGAGGTGCAGTACAGCTTCGCCCGCGTCTGGATCGCCCACGCCATCTTCGCGCTGCCGTTGGCGACGTTCATGCTGCACAACTTCATCGCCGAGATCCCGGGCGAGATCATCGAGGCCGCGCGGGTCGACGGTGCCGGCCACGGACAGGTCTTCTTCCGCATCATCGTTCCGCTGGCCGCTCCCGCGATCGCCTCGTTCGCGATCTTCCAGTTCCTGTGGGTGTGGAACGACCTGCTCGTCGCGACGATCTTCGCGTCGCCGGGTGCCCTGCCCATCACGCAGGCGCTGAACTCGCTGTCGGGCACGTGGGGCAACCGGTGGTTCCTGCAGTCGGCGGGAACCTTCATCTCGATCATCGTGCCGCTGATCGTGTTCTTCGCCCTGCAGCGCTTCTTCGTGCGCGGCCTGCTGGCCGGAGCCACGAAGGGCTGA
- a CDS encoding DUF305 domain-containing protein, with translation MTDDVAVGTGPQASVPPPPGMRWWAVLLIVLAVAGAAFAVGRFSAFGTSPAVPGDSSPEAGFARDMQVHHTQAIEMAMTIYRKTEDEGIRTLAFDIATAQAGQRGEFYDWLVQWGLPQGSTAPLMQWMVGHPAHDHGTASAQPSDEELRAEMGMATPAQLAQLDAETGVAADCTFLDLMIRHHQGAIPMAQALVDLGSDPRAVQVAGGVIETQSAEIDLMRSIQQRLGCGG, from the coding sequence GTGACCGACGACGTCGCGGTGGGCACGGGGCCGCAGGCATCCGTCCCGCCGCCACCCGGCATGCGCTGGTGGGCAGTGCTCCTGATCGTCCTCGCCGTCGCGGGCGCGGCCTTCGCGGTGGGGCGGTTCTCGGCCTTCGGCACCTCGCCCGCGGTCCCCGGCGATTCCTCCCCCGAGGCCGGATTCGCCCGCGACATGCAGGTGCATCACACGCAGGCGATCGAGATGGCGATGACGATCTACCGCAAGACCGAGGACGAGGGCATCCGCACGCTCGCGTTCGACATCGCCACCGCGCAGGCCGGTCAGCGCGGCGAGTTCTACGACTGGCTCGTCCAATGGGGCCTGCCGCAGGGCTCGACCGCTCCTCTCATGCAGTGGATGGTCGGGCACCCCGCCCACGACCACGGCACCGCGTCCGCCCAGCCGAGCGACGAAGAGCTCCGCGCCGAGATGGGCATGGCCACGCCCGCGCAGCTCGCTCAGCTCGACGCCGAGACCGGCGTCGCCGCTGACTGCACGTTCCTCGACCTCATGATCCGTCACCACCAGGGCGCCATTCCCATGGCGCAGGCCCTCGTCGATCTCGGCAGCGATCCTCGGGCCGTCCAGGTCGCCGGTGGCGTCATCGAGACGCAGAGTGCCGAGATCGACCTGATGCGATCGATCCAGCAACGACTGGGGTGCGGAGGCTGA
- a CDS encoding DUF3105 domain-containing protein — protein MTPSADKRTSGNPAAQAQINLTVKQQREQQKQAKLAEYQKQLAKRRRSKLTWWVVGSTAAVAVVGLIAASVVLAPRPVTYEAGNSTGREIPGVETFQNITTHVEGTVEYPQTPPTGGEHNPYWLNCGVYTEPQANENAVHSLEHGAVWITYDPAQVSDADIETLEGYMPSTYALLTPYPDMDTPIAVSAWNAQLKVDSADDERIRDFFTEYWRSQNVPEPNAICSGAIDGPGKA, from the coding sequence ATGACTCCGTCCGCCGACAAGCGAACGAGCGGCAATCCTGCCGCCCAGGCCCAGATCAACCTCACCGTCAAGCAGCAGCGCGAGCAGCAGAAGCAGGCCAAGCTCGCCGAGTATCAGAAGCAGCTGGCGAAGCGACGCCGCAGCAAGCTGACCTGGTGGGTCGTCGGCTCGACCGCCGCAGTCGCCGTGGTGGGACTCATCGCAGCCTCCGTCGTCCTCGCGCCCCGGCCCGTCACGTACGAGGCCGGCAACAGCACCGGTCGCGAGATCCCCGGCGTCGAGACGTTCCAGAACATCACGACGCACGTCGAAGGCACCGTCGAGTACCCGCAGACCCCGCCCACGGGAGGCGAGCACAACCCGTACTGGCTCAACTGCGGCGTCTACACCGAGCCGCAGGCGAACGAGAACGCCGTCCACTCCCTCGAGCACGGTGCGGTCTGGATCACCTACGACCCGGCGCAGGTGTCCGATGCCGACATCGAGACCCTCGAGGGCTACATGCCGAGCACCTATGCGCTGCTGACGCCGTACCCCGACATGGACACCCCCATCGCCGTGAGCGCATGGAACGCCCAGCTGAAGGTCGACTCGGCCGACGACGAGCGCATCCGCGACTTCTTCACCGAGTACTGGCGCAGCCAGAACGTCCCCGAGCCGAACGCGATCTGCTCGGGTGCGATCGACGGGCCCGGCAAGGCGTGA
- a CDS encoding multidrug effflux MFS transporter, producing MLHPGDAIPTSRRVVYIILLGALTALGPFTIDLYLPAFPALEADFQTTAAAIQLTLTGTMVGFALGQLIVGPLSDKLGRRIPLLCVTALHVLSSTAAAIAPTLELLSAARVFMGIGAAAGGVVAMAIVRDLFGGRRLVVMLSRLALVSGVAPVAAPLVGSGLLTVMPWRGIFVVLAAYGAVMLIASLFLVPETLPKARRRDNGSATVWQRYRSVLSDRIFIGVLIIGGMTFSGLFSYLSSSSFLFQQTYGFDPQQYGILFAVNSLGVVLGVQTASRLAARFGPQWVMAVSTAVLVVAGAAIIVTDQLGLGLWGTIVPLFFFITACGFTFPCVQVLALDRHGRAAGTAASLIGAVNFGVAGFISPLAAWISGGSGITATTMASVMAGCAVVAVLSLWLVVRPRSVPQLSP from the coding sequence ATGCTCCACCCGGGTGATGCGATCCCGACCTCGCGCCGCGTCGTCTACATCATCCTGCTCGGCGCCCTCACCGCACTCGGCCCCTTCACGATCGATCTGTACCTGCCGGCCTTCCCCGCATTGGAGGCCGACTTCCAGACGACGGCCGCGGCGATCCAGCTGACCCTCACCGGGACCATGGTCGGCTTCGCGCTCGGACAGCTCATCGTCGGGCCGCTCAGCGACAAGCTCGGGCGCAGGATTCCGTTGCTGTGCGTGACCGCGTTGCATGTGCTGTCGAGCACGGCCGCTGCCATCGCCCCGACCCTCGAGCTGCTGAGCGCCGCCCGGGTCTTCATGGGCATCGGCGCAGCCGCGGGCGGCGTCGTCGCCATGGCGATCGTGCGCGACCTCTTCGGCGGACGCCGGCTCGTGGTGATGCTCAGCCGCCTGGCGCTCGTCTCCGGTGTCGCCCCGGTGGCCGCCCCGCTCGTCGGCTCGGGCCTGCTCACGGTCATGCCCTGGCGGGGCATCTTCGTCGTCCTCGCCGCCTACGGCGCAGTGATGCTGATCGCCTCTCTCTTCCTCGTGCCCGAGACCCTGCCCAAGGCGCGGCGCCGCGACAACGGTTCGGCGACCGTGTGGCAGCGCTATCGCAGCGTCCTGAGCGACCGCATCTTCATCGGCGTGCTCATCATCGGCGGCATGACGTTCAGCGGACTGTTCTCCTACCTGTCGTCGTCGTCGTTCCTCTTCCAGCAGACGTACGGCTTCGACCCGCAGCAGTACGGCATCCTCTTCGCCGTCAACTCGCTCGGCGTCGTCCTGGGCGTGCAGACGGCGTCGCGCCTCGCGGCCCGATTCGGTCCGCAGTGGGTCATGGCGGTCTCGACCGCCGTGCTCGTCGTCGCCGGGGCCGCGATCATCGTCACCGACCAGCTGGGTCTGGGGCTGTGGGGCACGATCGTGCCGCTGTTCTTCTTCATCACGGCATGCGGCTTCACCTTCCCCTGCGTGCAGGTGCTCGCCCTCGATCGTCACGGACGCGCGGCCGGCACCGCGGCCTCCCTCATCGGTGCCGTCAACTTCGGCGTCGCGGGCTTCATCTCGCCGCTCGCCGCGTGGATCTCGGGCGGCTCGGGCATCACGGCCACGACGATGGCCTCGGTGATGGCCGGGTGCGCCGTGGTGGCGGTGCTCTCGCTGTGGCTCGTCGTGCGTCCGCGCAGCGTCCCTCAGCTCTCTCCCTGA
- a CDS encoding phosphatase PAP2 family protein: MNAAPATDPRRLWPRRAILGAVLIVAGALLGWWLFTQLGQPFAIDRWWNETLPADPGAVGLVFGLVMNRIGGTWVGVFAIPIAVAVVLIVLRRPWAAGYFIVASAVSALIVQLIKNLVDRARPEDILVTTDAGSYPSGHTANAATIAVVAVILFPRIWVALIGIAWTLLMALSRTVVHAHWLSDTVGGMLLGAGVALVIAAMFTEQLERERRAVGERRG, translated from the coding sequence ATGAACGCCGCCCCTGCCACCGATCCCCGCCGGCTCTGGCCGCGTCGAGCCATCCTGGGAGCCGTCCTCATTGTGGCCGGCGCGCTGCTGGGGTGGTGGCTGTTCACGCAGCTCGGCCAGCCTTTCGCCATCGACCGGTGGTGGAACGAGACGCTGCCCGCCGACCCGGGCGCCGTCGGCCTCGTGTTCGGGCTCGTGATGAACCGGATTGGCGGCACGTGGGTCGGGGTCTTCGCGATCCCGATCGCGGTGGCCGTGGTGCTGATCGTGCTGCGTCGGCCCTGGGCCGCTGGCTACTTCATCGTGGCGTCGGCGGTGAGCGCGCTCATCGTGCAGCTGATCAAGAACCTCGTCGACCGGGCCCGGCCCGAAGACATCCTGGTGACGACCGACGCGGGGTCATACCCGTCGGGGCATACGGCCAACGCGGCCACGATCGCGGTGGTGGCCGTCATCCTCTTCCCTCGCATTTGGGTCGCGCTCATCGGAATCGCCTGGACTCTGCTCATGGCGCTCAGCCGCACGGTCGTGCACGCGCACTGGCTCTCCGACACGGTCGGGGGGATGCTGCTGGGGGCCGGGGTCGCGCTCGTGATCGCCGCGATGTTCACCGAACAGCTGGAACGGGAACGCCGTGCCGTGGGGGAGCGTCGGGGCTAG
- a CDS encoding helicase HerA-like domain-containing protein translates to MSVSPDGPAVPSDDAVAAADLARLRAEADAAEAALVAARARAALAAAEAEAARAAASLPPGAAAAAPSAAGAEPAVIGGAVGPLEAPEVDAIRQGYAFEGPALELGALLNGEPQRDAPVRIPLAMTNRHGLVAGATGTGKTRTLQVLVEQLAANGVPVFAADIKGDLSGLASPGEADEKLVSRTRAIGQDWSPRSFAAEFLALGDRGTGTPVRATVSGFGPLLLSRVLGLNATQESSLGLVFHYADANGLALVDLSDLRAVLTYLTSDDGKPELAELGGLSKATAGVILRELITFADAGADVFFGEPEFDVPDLMRTTDTGEGVVTLLEVPGVADQPVLYSTFLMYLLAELFEVLPEVGDRDKPELVFFFDEAHLLFRDASKDFLSAVVQTVRLIRSKGVGVFFVTQTPKDVPSDVLAQLGSRVQHALRAFTPDDAKALRASVGTYPRSGYDLERVLQELGTGEAVVTVMNERGAPTPVAWTRLRAPQALMSPAAPADIEARVAASEIRPRYAEAIDRESAREILTARMNAAQAALDAAEAEAARRKAEQDAAKLRAKADAAYAKQLAAIRKQAAADEAKERRDHDRMLRSMTSNTRSRTKTPAEQILGSRAAREVLTGVIRGIFGTGRR, encoded by the coding sequence ATGAGCGTCTCGCCCGATGGCCCGGCCGTTCCCTCCGACGACGCGGTGGCCGCTGCAGACCTTGCCCGGCTGCGTGCGGAGGCGGATGCCGCCGAGGCGGCTCTCGTCGCCGCCCGCGCGCGGGCCGCTCTGGCGGCCGCCGAAGCGGAGGCGGCCCGGGCAGCGGCATCGCTCCCGCCCGGCGCGGCGGCCGCCGCGCCCTCGGCCGCCGGCGCCGAGCCTGCGGTGATCGGGGGAGCGGTGGGCCCGCTCGAGGCGCCGGAGGTCGACGCGATTCGACAGGGCTACGCGTTCGAGGGGCCGGCGCTCGAGCTCGGAGCGCTTCTGAACGGCGAGCCGCAACGCGATGCGCCCGTTCGCATCCCCCTCGCGATGACGAACCGTCACGGCCTCGTCGCCGGCGCGACCGGTACAGGCAAGACCCGCACCCTCCAGGTTCTCGTGGAGCAGCTGGCGGCCAACGGCGTGCCCGTGTTCGCCGCCGACATCAAGGGCGATCTCTCGGGGCTGGCCTCACCGGGCGAGGCCGACGAGAAGCTCGTCTCACGGACCCGCGCGATCGGCCAGGACTGGTCGCCACGCTCGTTCGCGGCGGAGTTCCTCGCTCTCGGCGACCGAGGAACGGGGACACCCGTTCGCGCCACGGTGTCGGGCTTCGGTCCCCTGCTGCTGAGCCGCGTGCTCGGATTGAACGCCACGCAGGAGTCGAGTCTCGGCCTCGTCTTCCACTACGCCGACGCGAACGGCCTCGCCCTCGTCGATCTCTCCGACCTCCGAGCGGTGCTGACCTACCTCACCAGCGACGACGGCAAGCCCGAGCTCGCCGAACTCGGCGGGCTCTCGAAGGCCACGGCCGGCGTCATCCTGCGCGAGCTCATCACCTTCGCCGACGCCGGGGCGGACGTCTTCTTCGGCGAACCGGAGTTCGATGTCCCCGACCTCATGCGCACGACCGACACCGGCGAGGGCGTCGTCACCCTGCTCGAGGTGCCCGGGGTCGCCGACCAGCCGGTGCTCTATTCGACGTTCCTCATGTACCTGTTGGCGGAGCTGTTCGAGGTGCTGCCCGAGGTGGGTGACCGCGACAAGCCCGAGCTCGTGTTCTTCTTCGACGAGGCGCATCTGCTGTTCCGCGACGCCTCGAAGGACTTCCTGTCCGCCGTGGTCCAGACGGTCCGGCTGATCCGATCGAAGGGTGTCGGCGTCTTCTTCGTCACGCAGACGCCCAAGGATGTGCCATCGGATGTGCTGGCACAGCTCGGCTCGCGCGTGCAGCACGCGCTGCGCGCCTTCACCCCCGACGACGCCAAAGCGCTGCGGGCGAGCGTCGGCACCTACCCGCGATCGGGCTACGACCTCGAGCGGGTGTTGCAGGAGCTCGGAACCGGCGAGGCCGTCGTGACCGTGATGAACGAGAGGGGCGCGCCGACTCCCGTCGCGTGGACCCGGCTGCGCGCGCCGCAGGCCCTGATGTCGCCCGCCGCCCCTGCGGACATCGAGGCCCGGGTGGCGGCATCCGAGATCCGGCCGCGCTACGCCGAGGCGATCGATCGCGAATCGGCACGCGAGATCCTGACCGCTCGCATGAACGCCGCGCAGGCGGCCCTCGATGCGGCCGAGGCGGAGGCCGCGCGCCGCAAGGCCGAGCAGGACGCCGCGAAGCTGCGGGCGAAGGCGGATGCCGCCTACGCCAAGCAGCTCGCCGCCATCCGCAAGCAGGCGGCGGCCGACGAGGCGAAGGAGCGACGCGACCACGACCGGATGCTGCGGAGCATGACCTCCAACACGCGCTCGCGCACGAAGACGCCGGCAGAGCAGATCCTCGGCTCTCGTGCCGCGCGGGAAGTGCTCACCGGCGTCATCCGGGGCATCTTCGGCACCGGACGGCGCTGA
- a CDS encoding MFS transporter — protein sequence MSRTRTKRPARRRLEVDDVIVVERKKVRTAISGTVVGNFMEWFDFGIYGYLAVTLTVVFAEDIPDPWGLLVTLLGFAVSFLVRPLGGIVLGPLGDRIGRQKVLFLTMAMMATATALIGLLPTSAQIGIWAVVPLYVLKMVQGFSTGGEYAGASTYVTEFSPDRSRGFWASWLDVGSYVGFAAGATVVAVTTLITQGLWGPDAMVDGGWRIPFLVAIPLGIVAIWFRLRIPETPAFEQESESAAPPRKDDPMARHGIGGILRHHWRTILVAVAIVAATNTAGYALTSYMPTYLEKEVGLSNLSAAVATVPVLVVMSATLPFVGRLSDRFGRRRVYAFAIGASLVLTIPAFAIMQIGELWAVFVALGIIAVPVALFVAISASALPALFPTATRFGAMGIAYNLAVSLFGGTTPLFSQALIEWTGNTYMPAFYIMFFSALAAVALFAMRETAQRPLLGSVPTVETVAEAEALVAGQDDDPRIDTSTMPLDILRS from the coding sequence ATGTCACGCACGCGCACGAAGCGGCCTGCCCGCCGACGTCTCGAGGTCGATGACGTCATCGTCGTCGAACGCAAGAAGGTCCGCACCGCGATCTCGGGGACCGTGGTCGGGAACTTCATGGAGTGGTTCGACTTCGGCATCTACGGCTACCTCGCCGTGACCCTGACCGTCGTGTTCGCCGAGGACATCCCCGACCCCTGGGGGCTTCTCGTGACGCTGCTCGGATTCGCCGTCTCGTTCCTCGTGCGGCCCCTCGGTGGCATCGTGCTCGGACCTCTCGGCGACCGGATCGGGCGTCAGAAGGTCCTGTTCCTCACGATGGCGATGATGGCGACCGCGACGGCACTCATCGGTCTGCTCCCCACATCCGCGCAGATCGGCATCTGGGCGGTCGTGCCCCTGTATGTGCTGAAGATGGTGCAGGGCTTCTCGACCGGTGGCGAGTACGCGGGGGCCTCGACCTACGTCACCGAGTTCTCCCCCGACCGCTCGCGCGGCTTCTGGGCATCGTGGCTCGACGTCGGCTCGTACGTCGGCTTCGCAGCCGGTGCCACGGTCGTCGCGGTGACCACCCTCATCACCCAGGGCCTCTGGGGGCCGGACGCGATGGTCGACGGCGGCTGGCGCATCCCGTTCCTCGTCGCCATCCCCCTGGGCATCGTCGCCATCTGGTTCCGGCTGCGCATCCCCGAGACCCCCGCGTTCGAGCAGGAGTCGGAATCGGCCGCGCCGCCCCGCAAGGACGACCCGATGGCCCGCCACGGCATCGGCGGCATCCTGCGCCACCACTGGCGGACGATCCTCGTCGCCGTGGCCATCGTCGCCGCGACCAACACCGCAGGGTACGCATTGACCAGCTACATGCCGACCTACCTCGAGAAGGAGGTCGGTCTCTCGAACCTCTCGGCCGCGGTGGCGACCGTTCCGGTGCTGGTCGTGATGTCGGCGACCCTGCCGTTCGTCGGTCGGCTCAGCGACCGGTTCGGCCGCCGGCGCGTCTACGCCTTCGCGATCGGCGCATCACTCGTGCTGACCATCCCGGCGTTCGCGATCATGCAGATCGGCGAGCTGTGGGCCGTCTTCGTGGCCCTGGGCATCATCGCCGTGCCGGTCGCGCTGTTCGTCGCGATCTCGGCGAGTGCCCTGCCGGCGCTGTTCCCGACCGCGACCCGCTTCGGCGCCATGGGCATCGCGTACAACCTCGCGGTGTCGCTCTTCGGCGGCACGACGCCGCTGTTCAGTCAGGCGCTCATCGAGTGGACCGGCAACACCTACATGCCCGCGTTCTACATCATGTTCTTCTCGGCGCTGGCGGCCGTCGCGCTGTTCGCGATGCGCGAGACCGCGCAGCGTCCCCTGCTCGGCTCGGTGCCGACGGTCGAGACCGTCGCCGAGGCCGAGGCTCTCGTCGCGGGGCAAGACGACGACCCGCGTATCGACACCTCGACGATGCCGCTCGACATCCTCCGGTCCTGA
- a CDS encoding SDR family oxidoreductase has translation MTELTAPTGHEPELRAQPRSDGSAPRALVLGATGYIGGRLVPRLVAAGYRVRVLARTPERVASFPWGDAVEIVGGSADDAEAVAEAVDDVDVVYYLIHSMGAGAGFEEADERAARTVAEAAAAASVKRIVYLGGLHPSDAELSPHLRSRVEVGEILLASGVPTLVLQAGVVIGSGSASFEMVRHLTDVLPYMPAPKWVRNRIQPIAVRDVLHYLLGAARVDPDLNRAVDIGGPDVLRYGQMMNGYALEAGLRQRAIAALPVLTPGLASHWVNLVTPVPRAIARPLIASLQNECVMDDHDIDAIIPQPEDGLTSYRTSVRLALHRMDADEVETSWQDADVLGAPSDPLPSDPEWAGRTVFTDERSAETSASPERLWEVIAGIGGTNGWYSARALWEIRGWMDRLVGGIGLARGRRSRGKVRVGDAIDFWRVEAVEDGRLLRLRAEMRVPGEAWLELKVAPREGGARYEQRAIFFPRGLAGRLYWLGVLPFHGLIFTAMATRITEMAEGKVEEGRIAVESAHADDDSASSDAGTPRVGS, from the coding sequence ATGACCGAGCTGACCGCACCCACCGGACACGAGCCCGAGCTGCGAGCGCAGCCTCGATCGGACGGATCCGCCCCCCGAGCCCTCGTCCTCGGCGCCACCGGCTACATCGGCGGGCGCTTGGTGCCGCGCCTCGTCGCGGCCGGATACCGTGTGCGCGTGCTGGCACGCACCCCCGAACGCGTCGCGAGCTTTCCGTGGGGAGACGCCGTCGAGATCGTCGGAGGCTCGGCCGACGACGCGGAGGCCGTCGCCGAAGCCGTCGACGACGTGGATGTCGTGTACTACCTCATCCATTCGATGGGAGCGGGTGCCGGATTCGAGGAAGCCGACGAGCGGGCGGCCCGCACCGTCGCCGAGGCCGCCGCGGCGGCATCCGTGAAGCGCATCGTCTACCTGGGCGGACTGCACCCCTCCGACGCCGAGCTGTCGCCGCACCTGCGGTCGCGCGTGGAGGTCGGCGAGATCCTGCTGGCGTCGGGGGTGCCCACGCTCGTGCTGCAGGCAGGTGTCGTCATCGGCTCGGGGTCGGCATCGTTCGAGATGGTGCGTCACCTCACCGACGTCCTGCCGTACATGCCGGCGCCGAAGTGGGTGCGAAACCGCATCCAGCCGATCGCGGTCCGCGACGTCCTGCACTACCTCCTCGGCGCGGCTCGCGTCGATCCCGACCTGAACCGTGCCGTCGACATCGGCGGGCCCGATGTCCTGCGCTACGGGCAGATGATGAACGGGTACGCCCTCGAGGCGGGCCTGCGCCAGCGGGCGATCGCAGCCCTGCCGGTGCTGACGCCGGGGCTGGCCTCGCACTGGGTCAACCTGGTGACGCCGGTGCCGCGCGCCATCGCGCGTCCGCTGATCGCGTCGCTCCAGAACGAGTGCGTCATGGACGATCACGACATCGACGCGATCATCCCGCAGCCCGAGGACGGCCTCACGTCGTATCGGACGAGTGTGCGACTGGCGCTCCACCGCATGGACGCCGACGAGGTCGAGACGAGCTGGCAGGACGCCGATGTGCTCGGTGCGCCGAGCGACCCTCTGCCGAGCGACCCCGAGTGGGCGGGCCGGACGGTATTCACGGACGAGCGGTCCGCCGAGACCAGCGCATCGCCCGAGCGGCTGTGGGAGGTCATCGCCGGAATCGGTGGGACGAATGGCTGGTACTCCGCTCGCGCGCTGTGGGAGATCCGCGGCTGGATGGACCGCCTGGTCGGCGGCATCGGTCTCGCACGTGGCCGCCGAAGCCGGGGCAAGGTGCGGGTGGGGGATGCGATCGACTTCTGGCGGGTGGAGGCTGTCGAGGACGGGCGCCTGCTGCGTCTGCGTGCGGAGATGCGCGTGCCCGGCGAGGCCTGGCTCGAGCTCAAGGTCGCCCCGCGCGAGGGGGGTGCCCGGTACGAGCAGCGCGCGATCTTCTTCCCCCGCGGGCTGGCGGGGCGACTGTACTGGCTCGGCGTGCTGCCGTTCCACGGACTGATCTTCACGGCGATGGCCACGCGCATCACCGAGATGGCCGAGGGGAAGGTGGAGGAGGGGCGGATCGCGGTCGAGAGCGCGCACGCCGACGACGACTCCGCCTCATCAGATGCGGGCACTCCTAGGGTGGGGTCATGA